GCTGCGATGGTTGCAATGGCTGTTGTCGGAGAGTCCGATTAAGCAACAGATCATCTGGCTCGACTGTTGCCACAGTGGAGGATTGTTGATCAGTGTGGATGCCGCCAATCCGGGTCATGAGAACCAGCGCGATCGCTGCTTTATTGCCTCATCTCGTGACTTTGAGACGTCCTGGCAAGACCTCAACAGTCCCTACAACGTATTGACTAAGGCCTTACTAGAAGGGCTCGATCCCACCCGATTGCCAGGACGCTGGATTGATAGCTTTGCGTTGGTGGACTATATCAACCAGGCGTTGAAGGGAGAGTTGCAATCGCCGGTTTGTACCAATTTCGGCAACTCGATTAACCTAACGCGATCATGGCAGGTGGAGGCGGACGCACCCAAAGCGACGCTAGAGTCAGCCATCTGTCCCTACAAAGGCTTAGAGTATTTCGACTGCAATGACCATGACCCTCAGTTTTTCTTTGGGCGAGAATCCCTGACGGATCAGTTGCTCGATAACGTTCGTACATCTAACTTTCTGGC
This sequence is a window from Candidatus Obscuribacterales bacterium. Protein-coding genes within it:
- a CDS encoding caspase family protein, with translation MLSTTTAMNRDALVVGINTYRHLKSLKAPAQDAEAIAHLLESDGEFRVTRIPEAIAQDETRKPVVGETLEVSQPQLKQALKQLFRPESAQPPDTALFYFSGHGIPDTDGYDKGYLATSDTNASTPESGLSLRWLQWLLSESPIKQQIIWLDCCHSGGLLISVDAANPGHENQRDRCFIASSRDFETSWQDLNSPYNVLTKALLEGLDPTRLPGRWIDSFALVDYINQALKGELQSPVCTNFGNSINLTRSWQVEADAPKATLESAICPYKGLEYFDCNDHDPQFFFGRESLTDQLLDNVRTSNFLA